One window of Mesorhizobium sp. PAMC28654 genomic DNA carries:
- a CDS encoding aromatic ring-hydroxylating oxygenase subunit alpha — protein MTGPCGDRALLNDWHIVADSSMLSADTPFATRLLGVDLVVTCKGRYNKEIVRRDTGEQVNAAERYGFVWACLGKPWQDIIHIPESNEADRHLVTGGSIAVKVSGLRAVENFLDMGHFPFVHTGLLGDEPHTEVVPYKVEITDKDEVLATECKFYQPLASPTAKEGFVVDYIYKVIRPYTVALYKSNPVQKDRLDVITLFVQPVDEDNCIAHPFLCYLKDGIDAATVRSFMQLIFAQDKPILENQVPRRLPLDPRAETPIRADAVSVSYRRWLRERAITYGAIPAQA, from the coding sequence ATGACAGGTCCTTGCGGTGACAGGGCTCTCCTAAACGACTGGCATATCGTTGCTGATAGCTCGATGCTTTCCGCCGACACTCCATTCGCCACACGGCTTCTTGGTGTCGATCTCGTGGTCACCTGCAAGGGGCGCTACAACAAGGAGATCGTTCGGCGGGACACCGGCGAACAGGTCAATGCGGCCGAGCGTTACGGCTTTGTCTGGGCGTGCCTCGGCAAGCCCTGGCAGGACATCATCCATATTCCGGAGTCGAACGAGGCGGACCGGCATCTGGTCACCGGCGGCTCGATCGCGGTCAAGGTGTCGGGCCTGCGCGCCGTCGAGAACTTTCTCGACATGGGGCATTTCCCCTTCGTTCACACTGGCCTGCTGGGCGATGAACCGCACACTGAAGTGGTGCCCTACAAGGTCGAGATCACCGACAAGGACGAGGTGCTGGCCACCGAATGCAAATTCTATCAGCCGCTTGCCTCGCCCACCGCCAAGGAAGGCTTTGTCGTCGACTACATATACAAGGTGATCCGGCCCTATACCGTGGCCCTCTACAAGAGCAATCCGGTGCAGAAGGACCGGCTCGACGTCATCACCCTGTTCGTGCAGCCGGTCGATGAGGACAACTGCATCGCTCATCCCTTTCTTTGCTATCTCAAGGACGGCATCGACGCGGCGACGGTGCGCAGCTTCATGCAGCTCATCTTCGCCCAGGACAAGCCGATCCTTGAAAACCAGGTGCCGCGACGGCTGCCGCTCGACCCGCGTGCCGAAACGCCGATCCGTGCCGACGCCGTCTCTGTCTCCTACCGGCGCTGGCTGCGCGAGCGGGCAATAACCTACGGCGCCATTCCGGCCCAGGCCTGA
- a CDS encoding GntR family transcriptional regulator: MSSRSQSIAETLTRAVIDHRLVPGCKLGERELAEIFDVSRIVVRQALIRLADDGLAQIERNRGAFVARPSMQEAMEIYDALTLVEQGVAAQLSDRLGPAGWAELRHHVERQRQAVATGNDALADVLGQEFHTVFVRLSRNKVMQEIHAQLVRRTTLLRSLISADFDYCNLLDDHSRVVDLLEKGRLKQAMDLIDTHHRSVVRGYIMDREVFPEMTPAEALAPYLDGTADAATTAVPLRRMAKSSGNGDAATHLHVHLPKTDPAPASRASSKKTNRGLPS; encoded by the coding sequence GTGAGCAGCCGTTCCCAGTCAATCGCCGAAACGCTGACACGCGCCGTCATTGACCACAGGCTCGTCCCTGGCTGCAAGCTCGGCGAACGCGAACTCGCCGAAATATTCGACGTCAGCCGCATCGTCGTCCGCCAGGCCTTGATCCGGCTCGCCGATGACGGACTGGCCCAGATCGAGCGCAATCGCGGCGCCTTCGTCGCCAGGCCGAGCATGCAGGAGGCGATGGAAATCTACGACGCCCTGACGCTTGTCGAACAGGGCGTGGCAGCGCAGCTCAGCGATCGGCTGGGTCCGGCCGGCTGGGCCGAACTGCGCCACCATGTCGAGCGGCAGCGCCAGGCCGTGGCCACGGGCAATGATGCGCTGGCCGATGTGCTTGGCCAGGAGTTTCATACCGTCTTCGTTCGCCTCAGCCGCAACAAGGTGATGCAGGAAATCCATGCGCAGCTTGTGCGCCGCACGACGCTGCTGCGGTCGCTCATTTCAGCCGATTTCGATTACTGCAATCTGCTGGACGACCACTCGCGGGTGGTCGACCTTCTGGAAAAGGGCCGCCTGAAACAGGCAATGGACCTCATCGACACCCATCACCGGTCGGTGGTGCGCGGCTACATCATGGACCGCGAGGTGTTTCCGGAAATGACGCCCGCCGAGGCTCTTGCCCCCTATCTCGATGGCACGGCCGATGCAGCCACGACAGCGGTTCCGCTCCGAAGGATGGCGAAGTCATCAGGCAATGGCGACGCGGCAACGCATCTACATGTCCATCTTCCAAAAACAGACCCGGCACCCGCAAGCCGGGCATCAAGCAAAAAAACCAACAGAGGGTTGCCATCATGA
- a CDS encoding BMP family ABC transporter substrate-binding protein has protein sequence MNDVTRRDFLKYSGAIGAALGTGSLSTVAQAQEVLKIGAVYVSPVAEIGWTKQHSLGVEAIKAAFGDKVELTVIDNIFMPQDAERIFRELASAGNKLIFGTSFSHGTPMQKVAPRFPKVAFEHCSGIVHLANLGTFEAKYYEGTFVAGAAGAYVSKAGKIGFIGGFPIPDIVGPANALLLGAQSVNPNATCNAIFLNSWFDPGKEKEAAKTLISQGCDVICSMTDTATGVQVAGEGGAWSIGYASDMAKFGSGKQLTSFVLDWTSDYVGAAKAVAAGTWKPEVRWDGLAGGVVKMAPYNEGIPADARAKLKQLEADIGSGKVHPYAGELKDQGGTVKVAAGSVLADNDIRGMNWFVKGMIGKLS, from the coding sequence ATGAACGACGTAACAAGACGCGATTTCCTGAAATACAGCGGTGCAATCGGTGCGGCGCTTGGCACTGGCAGTCTGAGCACGGTCGCGCAGGCACAGGAGGTGCTGAAAATCGGCGCCGTCTATGTCTCACCGGTGGCTGAAATCGGCTGGACCAAGCAACACAGCCTCGGCGTCGAGGCGATCAAGGCCGCGTTCGGCGACAAGGTCGAACTCACCGTCATCGACAATATCTTCATGCCGCAGGACGCCGAGCGCATCTTCCGTGAGCTGGCCAGCGCCGGCAACAAGCTGATCTTCGGCACCAGCTTCTCGCACGGAACGCCGATGCAGAAAGTGGCGCCGCGATTCCCCAAGGTGGCCTTCGAACATTGCTCCGGCATCGTCCACCTCGCCAATCTCGGCACCTTCGAAGCCAAATATTACGAAGGCACTTTCGTCGCCGGGGCCGCAGGCGCCTACGTGTCGAAGGCCGGCAAGATCGGCTTCATCGGCGGCTTCCCGATCCCCGACATCGTCGGCCCGGCCAATGCGCTGCTGCTTGGCGCGCAAAGCGTCAATCCGAACGCCACCTGCAACGCGATCTTCCTCAATTCCTGGTTCGATCCGGGCAAGGAAAAGGAGGCCGCCAAGACGCTGATCTCACAGGGCTGCGACGTCATCTGCTCGATGACGGACACGGCAACCGGCGTCCAGGTCGCCGGCGAAGGCGGCGCCTGGTCGATCGGCTATGCCAGCGACATGGCGAAGTTCGGCTCCGGCAAGCAGCTGACGTCGTTCGTCCTCGACTGGACCAGCGATTATGTTGGCGCGGCCAAGGCCGTCGCTGCCGGCACCTGGAAGCCTGAAGTGCGTTGGGACGGGCTGGCGGGCGGCGTGGTCAAGATGGCGCCCTACAATGAAGGCATTCCCGCCGATGCCCGGGCCAAGCTGAAACAGCTGGAGGCCGATATCGGCAGCGGCAAGGTGCATCCCTATGCCGGCGAGTTGAAGGACCAGGGCGGCACCGTCAAGGTCGCCGCCGGTTCTGTTCTCGCCGACAACGACATTCGCGGCATGAACTGGTTCGTGAAGGGGATGATCGGCAAGCTGAGCTGA
- a CDS encoding ABC transporter ATP-binding protein, giving the protein MHPRLELRNICKRYPGVVANDDVSLSIQPGEIHAVLGENGAGKSTLMKIIYGAAQADSGEILSDGNPIVAHNPAVSRALGIEMVYQHFALFESVSVVENIALSTSSAFHLPTLAEKIRDLSLRYGTPIDPHRQVHDLSVGERQRVEIVRCLLQAPKLLILDEPTSVLTPQAVVKLFETLRQLAAEGCSIVYISHKLDEVQELCDTATVLRNGKVTGTARPKETTSLELARMMVGSKLPEIRVSPPVPSDKPVLEVKGLSVKARDHFGVDLKDVSFNVHGGEIVGLAGVSGNGQAELIALLSGERTHERADAIRICGTDAARLRPQERRKLGVAFVPEERLGRGAVPSHTLWENAVLTAHRFGTVRKGLVDRRKAKAFATGIIDRFKVKANGAQSTAQSLSGGNLQKFIVGREIALTPKLFLVSQPTWGVDVGASAFIRQTIIDLSRAGAAVFVVSEELDELFEICDRLLVICQGKVSPPLIRTTADREEIGLLMTGQGMGEGVSANRGGSVAFQD; this is encoded by the coding sequence ATGCATCCGCGTCTAGAATTGCGCAACATCTGCAAGCGCTATCCGGGCGTCGTCGCCAATGACGACGTTTCGCTGTCGATCCAACCCGGCGAGATCCACGCTGTGCTTGGCGAAAATGGCGCCGGCAAATCCACCCTGATGAAGATCATCTATGGCGCGGCGCAGGCCGATTCCGGGGAAATCCTTAGCGACGGCAATCCGATCGTCGCCCACAATCCGGCGGTATCGCGCGCACTCGGCATCGAGATGGTCTACCAGCATTTCGCGCTGTTTGAATCGGTGTCGGTGGTCGAGAACATTGCCCTGTCGACAAGCAGCGCCTTTCACCTTCCCACGCTCGCCGAAAAGATCCGCGACCTCTCCCTGCGTTACGGCACGCCCATCGATCCGCATCGCCAGGTGCACGATTTGTCGGTCGGCGAGCGCCAGCGCGTGGAAATCGTGCGTTGCTTGCTGCAGGCGCCAAAACTACTGATCCTCGATGAACCGACTTCGGTGCTGACACCGCAGGCCGTGGTCAAGTTGTTCGAGACGCTCCGGCAACTGGCCGCCGAGGGCTGCAGCATCGTCTATATCAGCCACAAGCTCGACGAGGTGCAGGAGCTCTGCGACACCGCCACCGTGCTGCGCAACGGCAAGGTCACCGGCACCGCCCGCCCGAAGGAGACGACATCGCTGGAGCTCGCCCGCATGATGGTCGGCTCCAAGCTGCCTGAAATACGCGTCAGCCCGCCGGTCCCGAGCGACAAGCCAGTGCTTGAGGTCAAAGGCCTATCGGTCAAGGCCCGGGACCATTTCGGCGTCGACCTCAAGGACGTTTCATTCAATGTGCATGGCGGGGAGATCGTCGGCCTTGCCGGTGTTTCCGGAAATGGTCAGGCCGAGCTAATCGCCTTGCTCAGCGGCGAACGCACCCATGAGCGCGCCGATGCGATCAGGATTTGCGGAACCGACGCCGCCCGCCTTCGCCCCCAGGAACGCCGCAAGCTCGGCGTCGCCTTCGTTCCCGAAGAACGGCTTGGGCGCGGTGCGGTGCCATCGCACACGCTGTGGGAGAATGCCGTATTGACGGCGCACCGCTTCGGCACGGTGCGCAAGGGGCTGGTTGACCGCCGCAAGGCAAAGGCTTTCGCCACGGGCATTATCGACAGGTTCAAGGTCAAGGCCAATGGAGCCCAATCGACCGCGCAAAGCCTGTCGGGCGGCAATCTGCAGAAATTCATCGTCGGGCGCGAGATCGCACTCACGCCAAAGCTCTTCCTGGTGTCGCAGCCGACCTGGGGTGTCGATGTCGGCGCGTCCGCCTTCATCCGCCAGACGATCATCGATCTCAGTCGCGCTGGTGCAGCCGTATTCGTCGTTTCCGAGGAACTCGACGAGTTGTTCGAGATCTGCGACCGGCTGCTGGTCATCTGCCAAGGAAAGGTGTCTCCGCCACTGATCCGCACGACCGCCGACCGCGAGGAGATCGGGCTTTTGATGACCGGCCAAGGCATGGGCGAAGGCGTATCGGCGAACAGGGGTGGCAGCGTTGCATTTCAGGATTGA
- a CDS encoding ABC transporter permease: MHFRIEQRPEPSAPMRVAAPILATALTVIVGSIFFASLGHDPLATLYAFFVEPLSSMNGLSEWLLKASPLILIACGLAVGFRANVWNIGAEGQFTMGAIAASGVGLFWPNPESVLLLPLMFLAGMGAGMAWAAIPAFLRARMNTNEILVTLMMTYIATLFLSYLVHGPWRDPAGFNYPQTAMLPTAALLQSFDPAYRLNSSIFITVVAVIVMWLFTDRSFLGYKMSVSGAAPLAARYAGFRESAAVWIGLLAGGAAAGIAGMAEAAGPLGQLSPQISPGYGFAAIIVAFIGRLNAFGIVLGGLLMSLLFLGGEGVQMTLGLPSALTRIFQGILLFFLLAADFFIFYRIRLVREKA, from the coding sequence TTGCATTTCAGGATTGAACAAAGACCGGAGCCTTCCGCGCCGATGCGCGTTGCCGCGCCGATCCTGGCGACGGCGCTCACGGTCATCGTCGGCTCGATCTTCTTCGCCTCTCTCGGGCATGATCCGCTGGCCACGCTCTATGCGTTCTTTGTCGAGCCGCTCAGCTCGATGAACGGACTGTCGGAATGGCTGCTAAAGGCCTCGCCGTTGATCCTCATCGCTTGCGGGCTGGCGGTCGGTTTCCGCGCCAACGTCTGGAACATCGGCGCCGAGGGCCAGTTCACGATGGGTGCCATTGCCGCCAGCGGCGTCGGGCTGTTCTGGCCGAACCCGGAGAGCGTGCTGCTTTTGCCTCTGATGTTCCTGGCCGGCATGGGCGCCGGCATGGCATGGGCGGCAATCCCCGCATTCCTGCGCGCCCGCATGAACACCAACGAAATCCTCGTCACCTTGATGATGACCTATATCGCCACTCTGTTCCTGTCCTATCTCGTGCATGGACCGTGGCGCGATCCGGCTGGGTTCAACTATCCGCAGACGGCCATGCTGCCCACCGCCGCGCTGCTGCAATCCTTTGATCCCGCCTACCGGCTCAATTCCTCGATCTTCATCACCGTGGTCGCCGTCATCGTGATGTGGCTGTTCACCGACCGCAGCTTCCTCGGCTACAAGATGTCGGTGAGCGGCGCGGCCCCTCTCGCCGCGCGTTATGCGGGGTTCCGCGAGTCGGCGGCGGTCTGGATCGGCTTGCTGGCCGGCGGTGCGGCAGCCGGGATCGCCGGCATGGCGGAAGCGGCCGGACCGCTCGGCCAGCTCTCGCCGCAAATATCGCCGGGCTATGGCTTCGCGGCCATCATCGTTGCCTTCATCGGCCGGCTGAACGCGTTCGGCATCGTGCTCGGCGGGCTGCTGATGTCGCTTCTGTTTCTCGGCGGCGAAGGCGTACAGATGACGCTGGGCCTGCCATCGGCGCTGACGCGGATCTTCCAGGGCATCCTGCTGTTCTTCCTGCTCGCCGCCGACTTCTTCATTTTCTATCGCATTCGCCTGGTCCGGGAGAAAGCCTGA